The uncultured Subdoligranulum sp. genomic sequence GACCAGCGGCCTTGTGTGGCTGTTCGCTTCCACCGGCCTGATTTTTGTCACGGCCATCGCTGAACTGGCCATGGTCTTTGTGCTTTCGGCCCGGATCACCAAGATCCAGCCCGGCACGGCCACCGGTCTGTTCTTCGGCTATGCCATCCTCAACGGCATCAACCTGTCCACCATCTTCCTGGTGTATCAGGTGAGCAGCCTGGTGCTGGCCTTCCTGGTGGGCGCCGTCTACTTCGGCGTCATGGCGGTCTATGGCGCCACCACCCAGCGTGACCTCACCGGCTGGGGCCCGAAACTGTTCGCCGGCCTCATCGCTATGATGGTCTGCTATCTGGTGGGCAGCATCTTCAGCCTGTTCGGCATGAGCTTCGCCCTGGGCGACCTGGTGCTCTGCGCCATCGGCCTTCTGATCTTCATGGGCCTCACCGCCTATGATACCCAGATGCTCAAGCATCACTACGCCTACTTCGGCGGGAATGCCGCCATGCTGCACAAGGCATCCATCATCGGGGCGCTGAACCTCTACCTGGATTTCATCAACATCTTCCTGTATATCCTGCGCATGGTCGGCCGCCGCAACGACTGATCTGCCAGAGGGGGAGGGCCTGCGGGCCCTCCTTTTTTGCGTCATGCCAGCCTTGACAAATGCCCGCAGGCTGACTATACTAATATTCGTATTGAAAAAACGCGATGACGGAGAAAGTACGCGCGGGGCCTTTGGGTCAGAGAGGGCGGTCATCGGCTGCAAGCCGCCTGCAAAGAAGCCGCGCCGAAGTTCCCTCCCGAGCGGTGTGCGGGAAAGGCCGGCGAAAACCGGTCCGGTAGTGCGCAACGGTCCTGCACCGTTACCGGCAGACAAAGAGTGCCGCATCTTCGGGTGCGGAACACGGGTGGTACCGCGGAGTTTTTACAAGGCTTCGTCCCTGAGCAAACCCAGGGACGAGGCCTTTTTGTTTTGCCCCGCCCCGTACAGAGCAGAGGTGTACTATGGAAGAAAAAATCAAGGAATTGCGCGCCGCCATCGAACAGGCGGGCGCGGCCGTCACCAATGAGGCGGAACTGTCGGCGTTCTGGCAGAAATTTCTGAGCAAGAACGGCGCGGTGGCAGGGCTCACCAAGTCGCTGCGGGATGTGCCCAAAGAGGACCGTCCGGCCATGGGCAAGACCATCAACGAGTTCAAGAACTGGGCGGAGGCGCAGTATCAGGCGCTGTCGGCCCAGGTGGAAAAGGCGGCGCTGGCGGCCCGCAACGCCGCCGAGACGGTGGATATCACGCTGCCCGCCAAGACCCGCACCACCGGCAACCTGCATCCCATCACCCTCGTCAAGAACGAGATCGTGGATGTCTTTGCCGGCATGGGCTTTGAAATCTTCGAAGGCCCCGAGATCGAGGACGACGACCACAACTTCACCCGCCTGAACGTGCCGAAGAACCATCCGGCCCGCGACATGCAGGATACCTTCTATGTGGCGGAGGACATCGTGCTGCGCACACAGACCAGCGGCGGCCAGATCCGTGTCATGGACAAGGAAAAGCCGCCCATCAAGGTGCTGGTGCCGGGCCGCGTCTTCCGTTCCGACTCGGACGCCACCCACAGCCCCATGTTCCATCAGATGGAGGGCCTTGTGGTGGATAAGGGCATCACGCTGTGCGATCTGCAGGGCATGCTGGACAAGTTCGTCCAGGCTCTCTTCGGCCCCGAGGTGAAGACCCGTCTGCGCCCGTCCTACTTCCCCTTCACCGAACCCAGCGTCGAGGTGGACGTTTCCTGCTTCGAGTGCGGCGGCAAGGGCTGCTCGCTGTGCAAGCACACCGGCTGGATCGAGGTCCTGGGTGCCGGCGTGGTGCACCACAGCGTGCTGGAGAACTGCGGCATTGACCCGAAGGTCTATTCCGGCTTTGCGTTCGGCATCGGCATCGAGCGGATCGCCATGCTCAAGTACGGCATCAACAACATCGGACTGATGTTCGAAAACGATCTGCGGTTCCTGAAGCAGTTCGAGGATTGAGAGGGGGAAGTCTGGAATGAAAGTACCATTCAGCTGGCTGAAACAGTATGTAGACATTGATGTCACCGCCGAGGAGCTGGAGAAAAAACTCTTCGACTGTGGCTTTGAGGTGGAGGAGCTCATCGATCTGTCCGCCGATATCGACAAGGTTGTTGTGGGTGTGGTCACCGAGTGCGTTCCGCAGGAGGGCACCCACCTGCACATCTGCAAGGTGGATTGCGGCGAGTACGGCCACGATATCCAGATCTCCACCGGTGCGCCCAACGTTTACGCGGGCATGCACACCCCCGCCGCCCTGGACGGCTCCACGCTGCCCGGCGGGGTCAAGATCAAGGCAAAACCGCTGATGGGTGTGGAATCCAACGGCATGCTCTGCAGCGGCGAGGAACTGGGCCTCAACGAGGACCTCTATCCCGGCGCCGAGGTGTACGGCCTGCTGGACCTGCCCAAGGACACCGTCCCCGGCACGCCCATCCAGCAGGTGGTGGGGCTGGACGACTATATCTTTGATATCGCCGTCACCTCCAACCGTCCCGACTGCCAGAGCGTCCTGGGCATCGCCCGGGAAGTGGCCGCCGTGCTGGACAAGCCCCTGAAGATGCCCGCCCTGGACTATACCGAGTCCGACACCACCAAGCCGCGCCTTTCCATCACGGTGGAAGCGCCGGATCTCTGCCCGCGGTATATCGGCCACTACGTGCACAACATCACGCCGGGCCCCTCGCCCCGCTGGATGCGCCGTCAGCTGGCGCTGTGCGGCCTGCGCAGCATCTCCAACGTGGTGGATATCACCAACTACGTCATGCTGGAGATCGGCCAGCCCATGCACGCCTTTGATATGGACACGCTGGAGAGCTGCCAGATCATTGTCCGCCGCGCCAGGGACGGCGAAGGCATCACCACGCTGGACGGCAAGGAGTTCAAGCTGACCCCCAGCAACCTGGTCATCTGCGACGGCAGCAAGCCGGTGGCGCTGGCCGGCGTCATGGGTGGTCTGAACAGCGAGATCAAGGATACCACCACCCAGCTGCTCTTCGAGTCCGCCAAGTTTGCCCGGGACAACATCCGCAAGACGGCCCGCGGCCTGGGCCAGAACACCGATGCCTCCAGCCATTACGAGAAGGGCATCTCGGAGTATACCACCGAGCTGGGCATGGCCCGCGCTTTGCACCTGATCCAGGAGCTGGGCTGCGGCGAAGTGACCGCCACCCACATCGACTGCTCCGCCGGTGCCCCGCGGGAAGGCAAGAAGTTCACCGCCACCATCAGCGGCATCAACGCCATCCTGGGCATCACGGTGCCCACCGATGCGGTGCTGGATATCCTGCGCCGCCTGCAGTTTGAAGTCGCGCTGGAAGCGGACGGCGACACGATGCAGGTCACGGCGCCCCGCTGGCGTGAGGACATCGAGATTGGCGAGCCCGACCTGGCCGAGGAAGTCATCCGGGAGTACGGCTACCATCACATCAAACCCACCTTCCTGAAAGCGGCCCAGGTCACCACCGGCGGCCTGACCACTGTCCAGAAAGCCCGCGCCAAGGCCAAGCGCGCCATGTGCGCCCAGGGGTTCTACGAGGCCGAGACGCTGGCCTTCTATGCCGACGCCGACCTGGACATGCTCCACATCGCCCAGGATGCGCCGGAACGCAACGTCATCCGCATCCTCAACCCCATCTCTTCCAACCTCACCATCATGCGCACACTGCTGGCGCCGTCCCTGCTCAACGTGGTGGTGGACAACCTGAAAAAGGGCAACAACGACGGCCGCATCTTCGAGCTGTCCAACATCTACATCCCCAAGGAACAGCCGGCCACCGAGCTGCCCGAGGAGCGCCTGCACCTGGGCTTCGCCGCCTGGGGCGACGGGGAGGACTTCTTCGCCGTCAAGGGCGCTGTGGAAGCGCTGGGCGCCGCCTTCGCCACCGAGCTGACGGTGGAGCGTGCCACCGATGTGGCCTGGCTGCATCCCGGCATCGCGGCCTACATCCTCTGCAAGGGGGAGCGCATCGGTGTCTTCGGCAAGCTGGCCAACGATGTGACCGCCGAGCTGAAGCTGCCCAAGGACAGCCGCAGCAACCAGAACATCTACCTGGGCGAGATCGACTGGCCCAAGTTCTACGACCTGGCCCCCAAGGCCCTGCACTATACGCCCATCCCCGAGCTGGCCCCGGTCCAGCGTGACCTGGCGCTGGTGGCCCCCGAGGAGACCGAATGCGGCACCCTGATGGCTGAGATGCAGCGCGCCTGCAAGCAGCTGACCAAGGTGGAGCTGTTTGATATCTACCGCGGCGAGAAACTGGGCGCCGGCAAGAAGAGCATGGCCTTCAGCCTCTACTTCCAGCCGGGTGACAAGGCTTTCACGCCGGAGGAGATCGACCGCTTCGTCAAGAAGATTCTGGGCAACCTGAAATTCAAACTGGGCATCGAGATCCGCGAGTGATCCTGCCGTAACAACCGCCGTGTCCGCTGTGGACACAGCGGTTTTGCTTGCAATTTTTTCCGTATTGGCGTATAGTTAAGACAACTTTGACGAGGTGAAGACAAGTATGGCAAAAATCCGTCGTGACGATGACCCTTACAAGACCCGGCACCTGCCGCCCATCCAGGCCCCGGAACCCGCGGCGGAACCGCCTCGCCCGGAGCAGAAGGATGCTGCGGAAGAGCCCGCCCATCCCCGTCGGCAAAAGGGCGGTACGCCGGACAAAAAGAGACCGGCCAAAAAGCAGAGCCCGTCCAATGTCATCTACAATCTGCTCATGGCCGTCTGCCTGGTGGTCTTCCTGGTCAGCGGCGGCGTTCTGGCCAAGCGGTTCTACGATGACCGCCAGACCGAAAACGAGTTTGCCAGCCTGCAGGCCATGATCGATACCGACGCCCCGGCCACCGGGGAGGAGAGCAACAGCGCCAAGTTTGCGGCGCTGCGGGACCAGAACAGCGATTTCATCGGGTGGATCTCCATCGACGGGACCAATCTGGATTTCCCGGTGATGTATGCGCCGGACAATAAGGACTTTTATCTGCGGCATGACTTCAACAAGGAGTACAGCGTATACGGCGT encodes the following:
- a CDS encoding Bax inhibitor-1/YccA family protein, producing the protein MYRDYNDISYAESPFGTLSQYMTKTFAWMFAGLLVTFAVGIGTVTSGLVWLFASTGLIFVTAIAELAMVFVLSARITKIQPGTATGLFFGYAILNGINLSTIFLVYQVSSLVLAFLVGAVYFGVMAVYGATTQRDLTGWGPKLFAGLIAMMVCYLVGSIFSLFGMSFALGDLVLCAIGLLIFMGLTAYDTQMLKHHYAYFGGNAAMLHKASIIGALNLYLDFINIFLYILRMVGRRND
- the pheS gene encoding phenylalanine--tRNA ligase subunit alpha; its protein translation is MEEKIKELRAAIEQAGAAVTNEAELSAFWQKFLSKNGAVAGLTKSLRDVPKEDRPAMGKTINEFKNWAEAQYQALSAQVEKAALAARNAAETVDITLPAKTRTTGNLHPITLVKNEIVDVFAGMGFEIFEGPEIEDDDHNFTRLNVPKNHPARDMQDTFYVAEDIVLRTQTSGGQIRVMDKEKPPIKVLVPGRVFRSDSDATHSPMFHQMEGLVVDKGITLCDLQGMLDKFVQALFGPEVKTRLRPSYFPFTEPSVEVDVSCFECGGKGCSLCKHTGWIEVLGAGVVHHSVLENCGIDPKVYSGFAFGIGIERIAMLKYGINNIGLMFENDLRFLKQFED
- the srtB gene encoding class B sortase, yielding MAKIRRDDDPYKTRHLPPIQAPEPAAEPPRPEQKDAAEEPAHPRRQKGGTPDKKRPAKKQSPSNVIYNLLMAVCLVVFLVSGGVLAKRFYDDRQTENEFASLQAMIDTDAPATGEESNSAKFAALRDQNSDFIGWISIDGTNLDFPVMYAPDNKDFYLRHDFNKEYSVYGVPYLDEKTTLGANDQSENLIVYGHNMKTGTIFGCLTGYKEAGYYTEHPRIRFDTVYGDGTYEVFAAFAIDVVQDTSFVYNEYVDLDEATYNEYVDEVIARSDVDTGIRPSYGEQLLTLSTCEYSSDNGRYVVVARRVSDE
- the pheT gene encoding phenylalanine--tRNA ligase subunit beta, with product MKVPFSWLKQYVDIDVTAEELEKKLFDCGFEVEELIDLSADIDKVVVGVVTECVPQEGTHLHICKVDCGEYGHDIQISTGAPNVYAGMHTPAALDGSTLPGGVKIKAKPLMGVESNGMLCSGEELGLNEDLYPGAEVYGLLDLPKDTVPGTPIQQVVGLDDYIFDIAVTSNRPDCQSVLGIAREVAAVLDKPLKMPALDYTESDTTKPRLSITVEAPDLCPRYIGHYVHNITPGPSPRWMRRQLALCGLRSISNVVDITNYVMLEIGQPMHAFDMDTLESCQIIVRRARDGEGITTLDGKEFKLTPSNLVICDGSKPVALAGVMGGLNSEIKDTTTQLLFESAKFARDNIRKTARGLGQNTDASSHYEKGISEYTTELGMARALHLIQELGCGEVTATHIDCSAGAPREGKKFTATISGINAILGITVPTDAVLDILRRLQFEVALEADGDTMQVTAPRWREDIEIGEPDLAEEVIREYGYHHIKPTFLKAAQVTTGGLTTVQKARAKAKRAMCAQGFYEAETLAFYADADLDMLHIAQDAPERNVIRILNPISSNLTIMRTLLAPSLLNVVVDNLKKGNNDGRIFELSNIYIPKEQPATELPEERLHLGFAAWGDGEDFFAVKGAVEALGAAFATELTVERATDVAWLHPGIAAYILCKGERIGVFGKLANDVTAELKLPKDSRSNQNIYLGEIDWPKFYDLAPKALHYTPIPELAPVQRDLALVAPEETECGTLMAEMQRACKQLTKVELFDIYRGEKLGAGKKSMAFSLYFQPGDKAFTPEEIDRFVKKILGNLKFKLGIEIRE